TTTATGTTCATGACTTTACTGAACTATGTTGTCTTTTCTAACAGTGCCTTCATTTAAATAGTTATATTTTAGCTTCATGGTTCTGTGTAATTTGTGCCTTGATTTTCTGTCATCTCTGAATTTTGCTGTTCATGTGCTTGCTACTCCTTCATTCACACATGTACAGGAGGTACAAGAGGTTAAATTGAATCTAACCCTCCAATGTTATATGTTTTGAACTCCTTCCTGAAATCCCTTCTATTATTTTTATCCCAAACAAGTACCCAGGTTTATAAAGATCTAGTGAGCATTGCCAGTGTTGGGGAGGGAGTGATCTGAATTGGTTTATGTGACTCATCCTCATTAACTTTTCTCTCTAACCTTTTTTACAGTACAAATAAATTGTTCCTTCTTCTGTATTTGACCACTGTTTATTGTGGTTTTGATTTTGTTACAGTGTTCTCAAGTATaacaacatagtgggatcatttgtcaacatagtgggatcattttgcagattccagcaaacaacatagtgggatcatttgtCAAGGCCAGCATCGGAGTGCTAATTTACAGGTATAAATAGATAAAAGATTCAGAGTGTAGCTCTTTGTGCTCCCTGCATCCtttttctgagctgtttgtgctccctgcatctttcagctctcattttcagtggagttgttgaattatatgctcttattggacatgttttacgtgttgatccatcaattgctagtttgctgggttttgtctgcgaccatcgtgtcgtgatgattttgcaggtaccccgagaggcccttgagtttgccggaatgtcgattaacttccgttccggcaaattcgggtactccatatgtcctattttcagcaaaggtcatcctgaaattttccgtgaattttagcatgactttgctaaaaataggacatatggggcacttccgactaatgcatgggccggggtatcttagtacttaattaagtaggatcaactgcctcttgtgttattcatatagaagtgtgatatctactcatagttattactaatgtcagttgctcgtcatcgataaaccctaatctggtaggatgacctactaaaaaagcccataccacatattctatttggatgggcgtgttttcaccacactgtggattatcttattggacccaacagagatgatgtagttttgaattatgaacataggaaatgtcgtcatcggacgacgaaagtctctcgggggagtgcgactggtgccacgacggtcgaggtctgtgcgacaggcctcacctggacgatgatcggcgcttcagcattaagctcgaggagaccttcgaagttgaaacggtacgcaacgacgacaagtgtttttttcataattaagcatgacttcaactattccaacgtgtaatttcatcttttacaattcgagtatagtttatcccatgccatgcaagacgctatgtcttggagaggatggattttgaagatcatgaaaattttgaaacgaagaaaattcacctaaggacacatcatgatgtggattttgaagtaaatctgtataatgctgagagcgtaacccattttggttgcaaaaattgggaagcattttgcaagatctatggttttgatgagggtatgcttgtcaccatggatcttggtgatcctggcatcgaccaagacaatatggacatttgggtccttgttgatacgcctccagttctaccgctatgtgagtttctcaaacatagttaattattaactaatctatattgtttatttcaaaatagttgacaacttatttccattgacagcttattttgattgttcaaaaaatgtgcggaaaatggtagacaaaacccactacaccgatggctctgagttaacttatcaggagaaaaatcatctggtcggattttgtactgatcttgagaattacaatatctacaatcaaactcctcaacattgtGGTCAATACGTGcgactagtgcacgtgttgaactacggtaactaccatggagataccctggtaagattttgtactattatgacatccgtgcatcttttgcatacttctaaaactagtacatcattgctaactatgaagttattactatgtttttcaacagagaatcccagaggattgtgtgcctcatttgatgtatcagaatggcagccttcaagttttgaacttata
The Aegilops tauschii subsp. strangulata cultivar AL8/78 chromosome 3, Aet v6.0, whole genome shotgun sequence genome window above contains:
- the LOC141021023 gene encoding uncharacterized protein, translated to MSSSDDESLSGECDWCHDGRGLCDRPHLDDDRRFSIKLEETFEVETFIPCHARRYVLERMDFEDHENFETKKIHLRTHHDVDFEVNLYNAESVTHFGCKNWEAFCKIYGFDEGMLVTMDLGDPGIDQDNMDIWVLVDTPPVLPLSYFDCSKNVRKMVDKTHYTDGSELTYQEKNHLVGFCTDLENYNIYNQTPQHCGQYVRLVHVLNYGNYHGDTLRIPEDCVPHLMYQNGSLQVLNLYPGHPTNLNCPYRISRRTGDMLIREWKKCMDSRKEVLGSKRKRRARIGDRMISILHNGESGSILFYAILP